From Saccharibacillus brassicae:
TAGATGACGCCGGCGATGATCGGACGCTCCGAATCGACGACGGCTTCCCGCTCCACGAGCGAAGACAGCGTCAGCAGCTCATGCACGCTCAATCCCCGTTCTTTGAGCAGCGCGTCGAAGTTCGGGATCGATTCGAGCTTGCGCTTCGTCTCCTGCACGAGGCGGCGGACGACGTCTTCTTCCGTGGCGGAAGCGGCGAACTCGTACGTATCGGGAAACAGATACCCTTCGAGCGGATAGGTGATGCCGGCTTCGGCCGGAATCCCGGCGGGCAGATCGTCCGCGAATTTCTGCGGTTCCCGCGCCAGTTGGCGAACAGTCTTGGCATCCCAGCCGCCCAGCTCGTTCAGGCGGTCTGCGATCTGCTTGATCGTCAGCCCTTCCGGAATCGTCACTTTGACTACCGCTTCGCGTTCGACTTCCCCGGTTCCGTTCAGCGCGGCCGTAACCGCGGCATAATCGGAACCCGGCAGCAGCCGATACGTGCCGGCTTTGAACGCTCCGCCTTCTTTTTCCATTTTGAGGTATACCTTATACAACAGGGCGCTGCGAATCAGCCCTTGCTCCTGCAGGCGATCGGCGATCTCCGCTCTTCCGCTGCCT
This genomic window contains:
- the mltG gene encoding endolytic transglycosylase MltG, with protein sequence MIQKRKRSKAPLVLLLIVLLLIASISTFVYASMRPVASSDEPVTFEVAEGSGRAEIADRLQEQGLIRSALLYKVYLKMEKEGGAFKAGTYRLLPGSDYAAVTAALNGTGEVEREAVVKVTIPEGLTIKQIADRLNELGGWDAKTVRQLAREPQKFADDLPAGIPAEAGITYPLEGYLFPDTYEFAASATEEDVVRRLVQETKRKLESIPNFDALLKERGLSVHELLTLSSLVEREAVVDSERPIIAGVIYNRLNDPMKLQIDATVQYALGKQKDRLLYSDLEIDSPYNTYKYDGLPPGPIAAPSLKSIEAALQPEKTDYFFYVTKKDGSGEHLFAETFAQHEQNIEASKAGGTP